agtttaaaaataaataatattttcataatattaaggCCCGATTTggcatataaaaattattacaatttttttaaatttttatataaaatataataaatcatttaactttttttttaattttttaaaatattaaaataaaaatattattataatatttcatcttaaaatttaaaattgtcgTATCAAAATTCTCTATTACCAAACTGAACCTAACACTTCCAAGTGATGACTGTATGTAGATTTTACATGTCAACCATTCAGACAATAACATTTCTcctaaatttaaacaaaaataaataaatcgttCATTCTGAGCAGGTAGGACCGGCATTTTAGAGATTTTGCTAGCTCATAACGATGGACATTGGACATTTCCGATCatctttggaaaaaaaaaaaaaaattgttacttTCGTAAATTATcttatgcatgttaggattagtACAGCTGCGGGAAACATAGCATACTTTCTGACAAGGTTTTGGCTTCAAATTCATCAAAACTTAACATGAGTTACAAAATTCTACTAATGACAGATCTCTCTCTTCATCCATGGTGTAGTGTAGGCGGTGTCTTTTTAGACATGTTTCCACTGGTGTTGATGGTTGTGGAATCCTTGGCATTTCCTGAACTGTCTGCTACATGTCCAGGGCCACGATCTTGCTGAGGTTGGTTGGTAGAAGCACCCTGATTAGGAGGAGCGGCCTTGGTGATAGTTCGGGAGCTGGGAAAGAAATCAACAGGTTCAGAGTCCGCAATCTTCCCACCTTCAAGGGGAGTGCCGTGCTTGTAACTCACCCTCACGGCTTGATGCTCGTTCACCCTCGCCTGCGCAGTCCCATACTTGATATCATCCTTGCTCTTTGCCATGTTATTTTTCTCTCGGTGACTTCATCGGCGTCTCAGCACTTCGTGTGCGTGACACTTACTTAGCACATTACAGCAATACATGGCTGACTCCAATCAGGAAAGGCCGACAAGTGTAACTTTAAACTAAAGCGTGGTGCTCTTCTTCACCTCGCTTATATAAGTCAGCCTTTCTATGTTCTACTTTGTAACCTGGCTTACTTTTGTTAAAACCATAACATTGCAATGCTGGTTTTTTTACTtctatttgtatttttcttggttaGATGTTGCATTGATAGCACATGCAACCAATCATCTAGAAACTGAACAGCAAGTATATAGAACAGACACGTACACGCACACATATATGCAGGACACGAAAAATTTGTCGAACGAGAGAGTATACACAACTTCCTCCTGCTCTTTTATCAGTACGTTTGCTTTCGTCTGCAAGTTTGAAACAGACGATCTGGAGGCCCAGAGACTCATGTCAGATGATGATAGCGTgattagatttttttctttttttctaaaagaCAATACATTTGATCTTACATCCATTTTCGAAATGTTAAAGCAGGAAGTATCAGCCAACAGGACCTACATGTTCTACATACATTTCCAATTGTAAAGCAATTAACTACCTTTTCCTTTGTTAGAAAGGGAAAACTAACACaagaaagcaaaaaataaatagtttccTGATAATTAAGCTATGGAATTTGAGCAATTTCAATCAAAATTTTGTGCAGGGATTGTGGCTTTGCGAGGAAGGGAGAGTGGTCACTGCCTTTAATCTTGAAAACTCCTTCGGGTGGGTTTTCCCTCACTAGCTTCTCTTGGACATCTGGTGAAAGTGCACGATCATCCAGTGTCTGTATGTAGAATCTCCGGCCACTTCCATAATTTTCAGGGGTTAATGATAGCTTCTCCATGATTGGACCGAGTGGGATGGGTCTCATGGATACCATGGCCAAAGCAACATCCTGGAGAGAACGGCATTCAGAACGGCATTCCATCAATTTCTTCAGTATTAAGTAGGGAATACTACTTACCAAGTAagaattgcatttttttttctgccAATAATTACTTGGTGGAATCAAACGTCTTACAAATTTCACTACTTTTTCATGTGATAGAAGAAACGCTTGATTAAAAGTTTCAATATAATGCAGAATACATCATAATTATGTCTCAAAGACAGGTGCATAATCGGTTAAAGGACCATAAGGCATAATCCCATGTTACTCTCCCGAAACTAAGCATGAAATCGAATATCATCATTGATTTACAGAAGATAAAGACAGTAGGGAATATATATGGAAGCCTTGGCATATTGCATTCaaaattatgcattagataaatGGTACCATACCTTCGCTGGGGACTGATTGAAATATAATCCTTTCATTTGCTCTTTCTCAAACATGAATCCCGTGGGAGGTTTGTCTTTTCCGTTCCCGTAAATCAAAAACTTCGATTCTTTCATGAAATGTTCTGCAGAACCGAGCTGTAGCACAAATATCTTATGTTAGAACAATGGCACGGGCCTGAAAGAACAGTGTCCCGAGCAAGAACTTGGAAACATAAACATAAGCGATGAATGCGTAGCATGTGTTAATTGCATTGATTATGTACCTCTTCAGCAAACACATCAAAAGGCCTCTGTCCATTGGATACCATTGTAGCACAAACGAAAATTGCTTTTGATATCTTCTGTGGAAAATGTTCCAATGCATAAGAAATGCATGCACCTCCGCTGCTATGACCGACCAGAATGACCTGCAAACAACTACAAAGATAAGGAATTTGGTGGAATAAAAGCCAGCAAAGTGTTCCTAGATTATAAAAGTATGGCAAAAGAATATGTatctttttgaccttttcatCCTCTGGAAGGCCCCGTAGATAATCCACCAATGGCTTTGAATACTCCGCCAGTGTAGCAACGCTATTTGTATCCGTCAAATCAATACCAGATCCCGTGAGATCAAAGGCAGTAGGAAACAGACCTGACTCCTCCAGCAGAGCAATGGTCTTGTACCAACACCATGCTCCAAACCCTTCTCCAtgaattagaataaaattttttgtcttaattttttccagaaaatccGGAGGCTGTAGAGGATAGGAAATACAACTGGTTATAGTATTTTCATGTCATTCTCTTTGGGGGAAACAAATTGCCAATCTCAATCCGTCAACTGCATATGGCAGCATATTAGGACTTAAAGAGGAGAAAAGCCTATTACAATACTACAACTCAGTGGATATGAGAGCTAAAACTTtaataaatcatgcatggaTCATGAGCAAAAGTGAGTCTTCGAACATCATTTTTCTGGTGTATTAAAAAATTGCTGCTCATACTTTTCCAGATTCACTTTAAAGTAAGTCTTTTTCCTTTACCTTTAAAATATACACACAAATGTTCTCCTAGTAGACCATTGACTGCTACTGTTTCGACTCATAATTAGGCCCCTTTTCACTTTAATCCGTAGCTTAAAGATCTTAATCATGAAAATCCACTTTTCTTTAATATCTGCTTGACCAAAAACTGTAATTTAACACAATGATTGCACagaaaaatacatacaaatgaagagaagaaagagCAAAAACATGTGTTTTGggattcttcaaaatcaatcttaCTTGTTTTTCATTAGAGAGCAGGTCATCAGGGAGATTGCGTCTCCTAAAGCTCGTGGACCCGATTCGTCGCGACATGGATCCTTCGAACCTCTGAGACAACTGGTGCTGATGGAGAGCCATAGACAAAGCCTGTCTGTGCAAGAACTCCTCCTCAgatagcattttcctttgagACCGTACCATTCTCTTGCTCCTCGATCCATTTTCGTTGGCCTCCTTCTTTTTCATGCAAATAAACCGATTACCCATTATTCTAAAACTAGTTTCACACAATACCCAGAAATCGTACGGTCAATTCCAACAGTCCATTTTCAGGGGAAGACGAGGTATCTTGAACATCGTTTCCTCTCTCTTGTTCCAGAGACTAGATTTGTTGAGATAGAGGGAGAGTAGgtgagaaggagagagaaacaACGACGAATCTGTTGCAAGTTATAAatgcaaaaagaaaagattacTATTACAAACAAACTGTGAATATGCTGTGAACGACAAACGCCAACTGGTTTTGGGAGCCATAATATTTAATGCTTTTCAGCCTTTCAAACATCAACCGTTGAAGACTTtcaatgctctctctctctctctctctatctctctctctctgtgtctgtgTAGAGTACACATCTACTGTAGTTTTCTTGCCTGGGGGGCTGAAGATAAACTACGTTGAACCTTGCGGTTAAAAGACGAGGTAGAAAATGAACAGCATGTGGGGAAATTGGAGCACTGTTAAAAGATGGATGTTATCTCTTAGCTAATGAAATTTTAGCATTTCAAAGATTTGCAAATAACTTGATCATCCATGTTTGATAAAAATTCCATTAAttagaatgttttttttaaacttgtttGATATTCATATTTCACATGAATGATTTGTTCAAAAGTGGTTGAGACTTGAGAAGCCAAGTGCAGTTAAGTATATGCATCATACACACACTTTATCTGGCCAACTAACTTTTACCTTGTCTCTTGAAACCAAGGGCATTTTGTCAACA
The genomic region above belongs to Carya illinoinensis cultivar Pawnee chromosome 4, C.illinoinensisPawnee_v1, whole genome shotgun sequence and contains:
- the LOC122307187 gene encoding SEED MATURATION PROTEIN 1, with the translated sequence MAKSKDDIKYGTAQARVNEHQAVRVSYKHGTPLEGGKIADSEPVDFFPSSRTITKAAPPNQGASTNQPQQDRGPGHVADSSGNAKDSTTINTSGNMSKKTPPTLHHG
- the LOC122307185 gene encoding putative methylesterase 14, chloroplastic; its protein translation is MGNRFICMKKKEANENGSRSKRMVRSQRKMLSEEEFLHRQALSMALHQHQLSQRFEGSMSRRIGSTSFRRRNLPDDLLSNEKQPPDFLEKIKTKNFILIHGEGFGAWCWYKTIALLEESGLFPTAFDLTGSGIDLTDTNSVATLAEYSKPLVDYLRGLPEDEKVILVGHSSGGACISYALEHFPQKISKAIFVCATMVSNGQRPFDVFAEELGSAEHFMKESKFLIYGNGKDKPPTGFMFEKEQMKGLYFNQSPAKDVALAMVSMRPIPLGPIMEKLSLTPENYGSGRRFYIQTLDDRALSPDVQEKLVRENPPEGVFKIKGSDHSPFLAKPQSLHKILIEIAQIP